TAATGGAGGGAACCTCCCTCTCCATGGATTAGCAACTTGTGATAAGGATCAAAAAATAAAAGTCAAGTCAAGGCCTCAAGGGCCCGGCGACAGCGAGAGGTCCCATCAGTGACGACCTTGTCGTCGTCGATGGAGCTGATCGAGAGAGCTTACATCTAGATCTAGATTTACGAACAACAGTTGGCAATGGCTTCATCGCATGTATAGTATAGCGCATAGCAGGGCTCGGCGGCTCGCTCGCTACTAGCCTATCATGGAGGAGATGTGGGGCGGCCTGTCGAACGCGGCGAGCGTCGCGCAGCTCATCGGCGTCGACCCCCTCGGGCTCCTCTCCAAGATCTgccaggcggcgcgggcggcccgGCAGAACCGCAGGGACTGCGAGCACTTTGCCAGCCGCGCCCGCATGCTCACCGAGCTCCTCCCGCGCCTCCGGGACCCGGAGGCCGCGCGGCTGCTGGCCGGGCTGGGCGACACGCTCGAGGAGGCGCACAACCTCATCGTGTCCTGCCAGGGGCGGGGCCGCGTGCACGAGATCTTCATGGCCTCCAGGAAGGCCGAGCAGTTCAGGGACCTCGAGAGGAAGATCGACTCCTACCTCCAGCTCTTCCCCGTCATCAGCCACATCGGCATTGCCCGCCGCCTCGACGGGATGGAGGCGCCGCAGCCGAGCTCCCACTCCCAGACGACCCAGCTGCAAGAAGGGGATAAGGAATTCACGCTGGCGGAGATCACGGCGGCCACGAACAACTTCGCCGTCGTGCTCAGCGACGGCGACTCCTGGACGGTGTACAGGGGCAGGCTCCGCGACGGGCAGGAGGTGGCCGTCAAGCGCCTCAAgcccgggcggcgcggcgccgaGGACTCCTTCGGCACGGAGCTCGCCATCCTCGCGCCGCTCCGCCACGACCACATCGTCCGCCTCCTGGGCCGGTGCGCTGAGGCCGGGGAGCGCGTCGTGGTCACCGCCTACGCGAGCAACGGCTCGCTCCGCGACCACCTGCACGGGCGCCGGGCGTCGCCCTCGTCGTCCCCGGTGACGGCGTCCTGGGAGGCGCGCGTCCGGGCGCTGCTGG
Above is a genomic segment from Panicum hallii strain FIL2 chromosome 8, PHallii_v3.1, whole genome shotgun sequence containing:
- the LOC112902816 gene encoding putative serine/threonine-protein kinase-like protein CCR3: MEEMWGGLSNAASVAQLIGVDPLGLLSKICQAARAARQNRRDCEHFASRARMLTELLPRLRDPEAARLLAGLGDTLEEAHNLIVSCQGRGRVHEIFMASRKAEQFRDLERKIDSYLQLFPVISHIGIARRLDGMEAPQPSSHSQTTQLQEGDKEFTLAEITAATNNFAVVLSDGDSWTVYRGRLRDGQEVAVKRLKPGRRGAEDSFGTELAILAPLRHDHIVRLLGRCAEAGERVVVTAYASNGSLRDHLHGRRASPSSSPVTASWEARVRALLGAARAVDHLHRRAVPLVIHRGVASSSVLLDAAWAPRLTGFGAAVWRAAGVESQPVEPVAGAAAGGYADPEYLSTGRVKPASDVYSLGVVMLEALTGNPPVVTVWEEGSKSMATMTLASFALPSIQAGRLVDVLDRRPAAAPTAWQLQPLELVASTAARCLWLHGDNRPAISEVVANLEQALELICRHGHF